The following DNA comes from Capsicum annuum cultivar UCD-10X-F1 chromosome 7, UCD10Xv1.1, whole genome shotgun sequence.
ACCAAGCAAGGATACCTTTCAAGAAAGCAACCTGGAGAGCCACTAAAAACCTAAAATTAATCCACACAGATCTGGATGGTCCTCACCAAACTCCATCACTCAAAGGGAGTAATTATTACATTATTTTCATCGATGATTATACGAGAATGtgttggatttattttctcaGGTTCAAGTCAGAGGTTTCCACTATTTTTTTAGAATTCAAACAGTGTATTGAAACTCGTGGTTGTAAGATTCAATCATTAAGTTTCGACAACGGCAAGGAGTGCACATCTGAATAGTTCAATACATTTTGTGAAGAAGCTGAAATTGAACACCAACTCACTTCTCCAtactccacaacaaaatagagttAGTGAGAGGAAGAATCGTACCTTAATAGAGCTGGCTCAATGTTTGTTCCATGAGACGTGTTTGCCAAAAGAATATTAGATAGAAGTTGTTTTTACATCAGTCTGTCTACTCAACAGGCTTGCAACAAAAGCATTAGAAGGAAAGATACTGTATGAAATCTGGTATGCTTATACACCTTCTTTAAAAAATCTCAAACTATTTGGATGTTTGTGTTTTACTTATGTATCACAgaataaaagagataagtttgataaGAAGATAGAAGCTGGAATATTGTCGGTTATAGCACTGTTTCTAAGGCTTACAGAGTTTTTCAACCTCATATAAGAAAAATTCTGGTAAGTAGAGATGTTCATTTCATAGAGGAAGATAACTAGAACTGAGAAGAAGCAGAACCAGTGCTATTttcaaatcaaagtaaaataccCAGCTGAAAGAAGATGAATTGGTATATGATGTTCTGGTGAGGGGCACAAGGTCACTCTCTGATATTTATCAGATCTTTGATATCTATCAGAGATGCAACATGGATATTTTTTAGCCAACAAATTTTTGTGAAGtagaaaaagatccaaaataaagACCTGTAATGAAGGAAGAACTCACCATGATTGAGAAGAACCAGACTTGGAAACTTGTGAAAAAAACTGAAGACAGGAAAGTCATAGGATTAAATTGGATTTTCAGAACCAAGATGAACGCAAATGGCTTTGTCAACAAGCACAAAGCCAGACTTATTGTAAAGAGgtattcttaaattttttgtattaatttttctGATACATTTGCTTCTGTTTCAAGATTAGAAACCATCAGATTGTTGTTGGCTATAGATGCACAAAATGGTTGGAAAGTGTTTCAGCTAGACGTTAAATCAACATTCTTGAATGGATTTCTTGAGGAGGAAATTAATGTTGAGAGACCTGAAGGATTTGCAGTCAAAGGGCATGAAGATGAAGTATATCAACTCAAAAAAGCTTGTATGGACTAAAAAAGGTACCCAGAGCTTGGTACAGTAGGATTGATGAATATTTTATGCAGTAGGGTTAGAAAAAGTCTCAGTGAAGCTACTCTCTACATCAAAGGTGATGGAACAAATCTTACAGGAAGTAATCATGAGCTTGTtctgaaatttaaagaaaatatgcAACATACATTCGAAATGACAGACTTGGGagaaatgttttattttttattaatagaaATCAAGCAAGAGCAAAATAAAGTTTTCATCTGTCAAAAAAATATGCATGAGATATTTTGAAGAAGTTCAAAATGGAAAATTTCAAAGACACAACTACTCCGATGTGTCAAAAGGAGAAGTTGAACAAAAATGATGAAGCTGAAAAAAGTGGGTGAGACTTTTTACAGAAGTATGGTTGGATATCTCATGTATCTTACAGCAACTAGACCCGACATTTTATATGTTGTAAGTCTTCTATTTAGATTCACTAATTGTGCAACTAACACTCATTTTAGATCAGCAAAAAGAGTGATAAGATATGTTAAGGGAACACTAATTTTGGAATCAAGTTCAATGTAAATCAGAAGTTGGTGTTGTAGGGGTATTCTGATAGTGATTGGGGTGGTTCTTTTGAAGACATGAAGAGAACTTCTGGTTATTTTTTTAGTCTTAGTTCAGGTGTATTTTCTTGGTGctctaaaaatcaagaaattgtTGCACAGTAGACGACTGAAGCTGAGTTCATTGCAGCAACAGCTGCTGCAAATCAAATTTTATGGCTTAGAAAAGTGCTACTTGATctaaatttaaagaaagagaaatgcATAGACGTATTTGTGGATAATCAAGTAGCTATTGCTATCTTAAATAATCCTGCTTTTCATGCAAAAACCAACCTTTTCAATACCAAATTATTCTTTCTCAAAGACGTGCAGAAAGAAGGATCAATTGGGTTAAAATACTGCAAAAAGGATCTTCAACTGGCAGATATGTTTACCAAAGCCTTGCCAAAGAGCAGATTGAATTTCTCAGAGAAAGACTTGGAATTTGCAGCAACTgaagcaaggaggagtgttgattATTGCCTCAGTTACTGCAGTAAAAGTAGGAGCTATTGCTGGACATTATTCAGCTTTTTTAGCCATGTTCTCAACTTAGTTTAGTTGCTGTTTTTAGATGTTAGTGGTTCAGTTTTTTAGAATATTGTTGATCATGGAATCATGTGAAAAGTAATTGCTTAATTATAGGTTTTGgttgttgcattttttttctattcaagCACAATTTCAGTTTAATGAAAAACATCTCTTTCCGGCAACAAATTCTCTTCTCTCGTTCTTGCCTTTGTTCTGTTTCTAAGAGTTGAAGTTAACTTAAAATTCTAATAAAGAGAAAGTAAATTTTTTGATAGTAGCATAAAATACATTTTCAGTGCATGAATGTATACACTTTCAAAGAAAAACAAGCAAAACAAATTCATTAGTCATCGATATTAGAAAAGAACAAGAACAAAGAAGTGCAAAAAACCTATCAACTTTCTGTATGATCGAGATTTGCAACGGCGtgaatattttttgaaagagTAGCGTATGTATGAGTAAATTTCCTAAATAATcactcatatttgaaaattttcctaataatatcacttttattttttttagtaccACAATATCACCCAACTATTCAAATTTTCCTCAAAATACACTTGACACAATACCAACATTCTTTTCTCTCCTAATAGAATGCCAtgtcatattattatttttgtaacaGTACATAAAAGAGTGTTTATGTCTCTATAAGCAGCAACTTCTTTTACATATTCAATCAAAACATTTACctaatttttgaataaacaaCTTTTTTTACATATTCAATCAAAGCATTTacctaatttttgaagattttgaagTTGTAACGGTGAATAAGTGTACATGTTGTTATACTTTCAGTAGTCCAATACATTATTTTCTTTACGAGAATCTAGTTACTTCAGTTTCATAGCGAAAATCTTTATTCTCGATTTCATTCACGAGTATTTGCATGAACGTCAACTTCTCTTCATACAAAAATTTAGCCTTTctcttatcaaaaaaaaatagttcCTTGGAGCTAATCAGGAAgacaaaacataattaaaaaatttcttcactGTCTTACCAAATTATATGCACAAACAAATTTGTCCttcaaaataacaaattttagcaCCAACACTTCAAAAAAGTGTCATAACTTGCTATAATTTACAGCTAAATAATGTTTTATAGGCAAGTGGCAACATCACACTATACCACACTATGATATGACCACAAAGGTTTTAGCAAAAGAAGACACATAACGTGTCTAAATAAGTGTTTCACATAACTAACAAAAGAAACTAATGCATAATCCCTATATTTTACTaaagtttctcttcttcttcaacaacaaaaCTACATAATTCTTCATGACTTCTCTTTCAAAACGGCTTTCTTTCTTTGCTGTAAAAGAAGGTCACTCAACAGATTCAACATGTACACCTCCCTGAgccaacaatagagtaaaaaaatacaattaagcAATGAAACTAATgggaaaaaaatcataactttgcaataaattaactgaaaaaaacaaatcaagaatTCATTACGTGAGTTCTAGTAGACTGCTTTGTTAAGTTCAAATCTATTTGTGAATCTACCCAAATTTCTGGATGATAAAATTTAGAATAATCCCACAAATCATTATTTTCAGCTTGTTCTTTGACTGATCTGGAGATTGATTGAAGAAGCGTCGGCAACCTTTTTGAGCACATAGAGACGCCAGAAATTTAAAGACATTAGAGGTATAAGGTGTAATAGTTTTGAGATAAAATGCAGGATTACTTATCCTACGTTTGGATGAAGGCATTACTTAGTCCCAAAATTATTTAAGCGATGGAATTATTTCTCACCTATGGTGGAATAACTAATCGTTGGATTAGTTATCCCGGAATAAATTATTCTAGTTATTCTCAATCAAATAACCTCTTAAGAGTAGATGTCTCCCATGTTCTACACAGACTATAGACACAAACGCATAACGCAGATTCAAACAACAGAATATCTCATtcaaaaacaagcaaaaaaaactctaaattttaagaaaattactcCAATACCACATTGAGTATTCAAATTATTTCacaatttaaacttcaaagattgaaaaaaagattgaattttacCTCGTGACGATCTCTTTGGTTGACATCAAAGGTATACAGAAGCTAGGGATACAATCCATTCTGCAAATTCATTAATTTATTCGTTGAAGAACCCACAATTTCATCAAAGAACCAGAGGATTCCGTGTTAGAAGTTGCCTTAGAACCCTAGAAAACTTTTTTGGGTAGAAAATATGCCTCTTTGTAATCTTCTTAAACTTTTTTGGGCAGAAAATATGCCTCTTTGTAATCTTCTTCTCGGATAAAAGATCGGtggtttaaaaattttaaaaacttattattaaaaagaaaaaatgtgacaTGGCATATGTGACATGGCATCCTATTAGGAAAAAGAATGATGTTGATATTATGTCAagtatattttgagaaaaataggaaTAGTTGGGTGATATTATGAtcttaaaagaaacaaaaatgataTTAGAAGGCAAATTCCCTAACATGAGTGACTATTTAGGAAATTTACTCCGTATGTATTAGTAGGTCCTtttttaggactctttaattaatacatttttgtttcatataattattttataaaggtttttttcatatattttaggagtccttaatttaataaaataacaattgaaggaaaataatggaaagaagattttgtctaaagcataaacttttaaatttttaatgaatgGTAAAACGTTGGAATCACTTTTTAAGGGTATtcacattttttatatattactAGAATAAAGgcacgtgcgttgcacgtgtatcaattttttaaaaaaaataaatgcatataaaaaataaatgtatataaaaatatattaattatgcgtcagttattttattaagtataaaaaattgaaaaaaaataacgtaaaattttcaagataaaaaaGTGCAGTTGATTAAAGAGGAAATtagtcattatatttattttttaatttaaaaaatgttgTTTTAGCGaagatttattttcatttttaggattgtatatatttgtttgtactatatataaaatgtatatatttgtttgtactatatataaaatgtacCTATATTGAAACAATTGCATAATTTAATTGAAAACATAAATCGTAATAATTAGTTTTAAAGCTTTTGTACATGTTAAAAATActtcatattactactattaataagtgtGAAGAAGCAGGTATCTCTTCGTTGATGTGCCTACTTCCAACCATATTACTATAttacctcaaattaattattataagtcatttacgtattcctaaattaataatatttaataaaataaaagtaaaatagtcatttatgacatgtatGCTTCGACTTCTGCAAAtgtacttttattatataaaatattttgcacatatattatttgaaatttattattataaattacaatagttaactactttaaatatctaaaaacatattaaaagtataaCTGATTATCTTAATTCTATTTGTATtacataaattgagaaaaaaataatatacattgaGCTCGTGGAAGCACGGTCCCTTGATATCTAATAAATTGATAATTAGTGTGTAAATTTATACTTACTAAATTTCtagaattttatatatataaaaacatccATTTTGAAGAGTAAACTCATAAAACATTTCCCAAATCCGAAAAGGCTCAATAAACTAAAACCTTTTGAAGAGTAAACTGATAAAATATGGCCCAAATCCGAAAAGGcccaataaattaaaacaaacgGAGGAAAATCAAATAGgaaagtaaaaaaatactatttcTACTTTTGTCTGAACTCCAAAGCTTCATTGTTTTCAATGAACATCTTTGTTTTGTTCCTGTACGTTTTCTGCCCTGGTATTATTTCATTTTGCTATATTCAAACCTtagtgtgaaaaataattttcgaaGATAGGTTGTTTGTTGTTTCAAAATAGATTTTATGTTGTTTCTCTACTACAAAATGATGAGCTATATTGGAGCTATTGTGTCGATCGATGAAGGGAATAAACAATTTTAGATTTAGAATCTTCAATTTTTCAATGAAATTTATCATTTATCCTCTCACGCGTTGTCTCTCTTGATTGTTCAGATTCAAGGTGAGCTCTCTTTTTCCTCAACCTCAATTTATTCCGATTACGTGCGATTAAGTTATTGATTTCTTGTTGTCTAGGTGTTTGTATCTCTTTTGTAAGTTAGCATTGGCGTGTAGTGTTTAATTAAGCATCTTGCTTTGGGGATTTTGGCTAGGTTTTGAGGATTTCAAAGTGGGTTCTTTGGTGGTTCTGGATTATAAGTTAATTATTGTAGCTTTCACATATAATATGTGTCAGGTATGCTTAATCTTGTCAATATAGAATGTCTTGATATTTGCACATCATTTGAGaatgttttcgatagacctccgaCTCGGAAAATATTTTCAGCCAACTTGGTGGAGTACTCATGTATGGGATGGTGGTGATAATATGTAGTTATCTTATTGGAACATATTGGATGATGTAGTGATAATCTTTTTCATTTGTGTTTTATCATATTGGATGATGGTGTCATTATGTTCCATTTTGTGTACCATCCCTGAGCTTCTCACATGTTTTTGTATATTGAACAAATGGCTAACATAAATATGAACCTGTATATAATCTTACAGGTCACTTGGTCGCCGATTAAAGGCTATTCATTTATTGAAATTACCAaaactttatatattatttaattaaaaaagtggagGAAAATAGTCTCCATCTAGCATTCAACATATGCTATACAAtgttgattgatttttatatttccACATAAAACATGAAATTGCTAATACTATACAGTGTTTGCTTCATGTTATTCTTTTCAGCGTAAGTATTACAATGACTTTATAGTTTCTCAATATCATTATTGTTTGTGGATATTGTTACTGAGCTGATGATTTAATTATTGGAGCAAAAAAGCATTTGTAAAACTTATTGTCTACATTATACCAATCATTATGATATTACAGATTATTCATGTTGTGATTTTAGTGTGCTTTGGAGATAATCAAAGATTAAGTTGTTGAAGTTTTGGCCAACTACATCATATTTTTGGCAGGGGAGGGGAAAGGGCGTTCTTGTTCTGTACTCTAAATACAACCCCCTATTATGGGTGATGTATAGGAAGGGGATATTCGACTTTGATAAAGTTGTTATCATGTGATCATAAGGACACAAATTCAAGTCACGGAAATAAATTCTTGCGGAAATACGGGATAAGATTGCATACAATAGACCTTTATGGTTCGATTCTTCACCGGACTCCACACTGCCGATACTTAAAGTACTATGTACAGAAGTTTGAGAGGACCATTAATGAGAAGATGTCAGCCTGCTCACTTGTATCCAAAAGACACATCGACATAAGCACAACTATCTTGGATGTCCACGGAGTGGTATGATAGGATCTCAAATACTACTTAAATTAGAAGGATAAACTTTCACATTTGTGTGAAATTTCCTCATTTTTCGGTTACTAATTAACCTACTCAAATGCCTCAGGGacttaaaaatttcaacaagtcAGAATGGGATATCATTCAACGCCTCCAGGCAATTGATGGAAATAATTACCTCGTGGTACTTCTTTCTCTATCACTCAGCTGAAGCCATGCATAATATTCATTCATATGTTAATAATAAGAGCTTTTAAGTCCTCGTGTTTAATTGAATCATGGTCTTTGATTTCTAGAGCTTGTGTCGAATGTACATCATCAATGTTGGTTCTGGATTCAGTCTCTTGTGGAACTCCGTCAAGTCATTCCTTGACCCAAAGACCACTTAAAAGATCCATGTAAGCTCATAGTCAGCTTCAAAACCCGAGTGCTATTTCTGTTGTGTAGATGTACTATATACAACATGTCTCTTTTTTCTAGGTTCTAGGCAATAAATACCAGAGTAAGTTGCTTGAAATAATTGATGTCAGGTAACTCGACTTGTACTTAAATTACTCCTAAGTTAAGGTGAACTTACTCATGCAGATTCGATTATCTGAATATTGCCTAATTTTGGTTTGATTGTACCAGTGAATTATCGAAGTTCTTAGGTGGAACATGTACTTGTGCGGACAAAGAAGGATGCATGATTTCTGATAAAGATCCGTGGAATGATCCAAAAATAATGAGGGTAACTTTCAACTTTGTAATTTTACATTCACGGGGATTAATTCCATAAGATGAATTCGTAGTTCATAAGAGTAATGCTCTATCATACTTGGAATCAAGTGTTGGACTTTGAAGAAGTTTTAGATTGATTCTGCCAGtgattttgaactatttcaaAATGTAGTATATTTagatatttcactctttttttctacTTGACATCTATTCATCATTTGGTCTAGGGTTTCCTATAGGAAGATGAATCTTTTTTGTGTCCCATTTACAACTACAAACATGAGTTCTGCCATGCTTGGCATGGACCTGGTTAGCCAAAGCTTTAAGTTTTCAGTTGCTAGCTATTATGTATGATTAAATAAAGCTAGTTTTGTATTCCTACTTACAAATTCAATTGCAGGGGTGGATGGGTCCAAATTATTCAATTTCAACCACATGTGTGATAAATAACTTCTGCATATTGAATGTTGCCAACCACATCATTAGAGGTGAAGCTATAAGTTTCGAGCCTTTAAGTCACAGAAAGTTCTAAGATGCAGATTTTTCAGTATTGTCTACCCTTATTCACATAGTTCCTTATGCATAGACACGATTCCAAGAATTAACATTCTTAGTTAGCTTAGTTCTCTCTTTTTACACACTGACAATGTAGGACATGATGCTATGTGGTGGACCAGatacaataattataccaatTGGTATGCATCTGATCTATCTTACCTGAGGTTAGTCATCAAGATGAGGTTATTAATTGCCTTGTAAAACTATTTTTTTgtataactttattttttttcagcaTTGGGATGATTTGTTGCATGCAGAGCACTTTCACAATGAAACACTGACCCTGCAAGAGCCTCTCGGCCTTGGTATAGTGTAATACTTGGAACTATGGTTTGGTTTTTAGTGGTTTCTCAGTCAGTCTCTTCACTCAAACATAGTTTATTGTCAAGGCTTTCAAGACAGACTTTTGCAAAGGTATGTGATACGATTTTCCTAAGCATTCAGTTGCCTTTTGTTTTCTGAGTCTTCCCATTGCCTGCATTATTTTCCCTGTATCGTCTAAGGAGATTAACTCTATTTTTGCTAAAATATATCATATGCGTGGATGTTATCGTCTAGAGATTGTTGGTAGTTGGTATAGTTCATTTTTTGGTGCCaatatgattttagttttgtgTGTCTTAGTAATTTAAACTATTGTTTTCtttcattgttatttattttaatccTATTGAATGTGCAGCGAGGTAACTGTAATCTTGAGCAGCAAGCATAAGTTGCATGTGCTACTCCTTGGAAACTGATGTGATGGGTTAGGTTAGCTTTACTGTGATACGAACATTTTATAAGATGTgatgttttactttcttttgattACTACTATAGATACAATGAACTAATGCAAGATGCTTACAAGCACTATTCTCTGTTAGCTTTTAGCAGGTTCAAGCTTAAAATTAGTTGGTTAGAGAACTATTATCGATATTGGTGTTTGCTGATTCACGTGTTCTAGTTGTTCTTGCAGTTTTCTATATGATTCATCCTTATATTGATATATGCAAACAGGAATAGAAAAAGTAGATGAACTAAGAATGTAAGCAATGGTAATTGAACAGTAAAccacaaacaaacaaacaaaaaacaaaaacaaaatagcTTTTAAGTTGGCATAGCAATTAAAAAGAGTTATCTCAGTGGTATGAGACATAGAACTTAGATAGCTAGACAAAAATTATCCATCATTACTTTATCACAATAGCTCAATCTAATGTAATTGTGTATCTCCTGAACCTGCGAATATAAAGAGTTGAGGTGagtcaataataatatattaggagttgtaaaaaaaaatttgtatCAGGTAATTTGATGTGTTGTATCTTACCTAATATCTCTTTGTAGACGATGTTTTTAGTGTATGTTCCTTTTCTTCACTTTGGCTTCTCTGTCATGACTAAAACCTTTGTCGTTGACATTGATATTCCTCTTGAGAGTGCAACGTATAGCTGTCCATGTGAAAAAATGTGTTGTGGCAAGTACGATCCAACAGTTGGTATTGTCGGTCCTTGTGCTTTGTTTACCGTCATTGAACAGCATAGTCAtactgaaaattattttttaataaacttGAACGGGTAACCTTTATTTTTGGGAGGTGATAGCTGGATTCGTAGGATAAACACATGCTTGAAAGAATTTCGCTCAATCATTATTTCTGCATGTATGACGTTTTTGTCAAAGCCTCTACATATCATTCTTGTGCCATTACATAAGCCATTGGAAGCATCCAAATTTCTTAATAACATGATAGGggcattttttttcaaaaccaattttcaaatcaataaaatgtAATAAGAATGATAATGTGAAGAATTTTAATAATAAGTTTCAAGCAAAAATTCTAAAATAGATTTAGTTTTGGTAGATTAAtccaaaatctggaaaatacatAATTGTTACTAAATGGAAAATTTGATTATTTGTAAACATATAAGAGCATACCTGTGTGGAGGCAGACCGTTTGGTGTGAGAGTATTTAAGTAGTCTTCCTGATAATAATTGTTAGTATCATCTTCTGTAGAGTCAAAACTCAGAAACGTTCTGCTTTCACCTGGAAATCTAAAAATTAACATTTCATTTAGTTGATCAACGTATTTATTTCTGCTTTCTAGGATAGCCCGTTCTGTCATGTATTTTGCACAACTTGCATTTTTATCCATCGacgtaaatatttattttactaatgTATCTTCATCAGTAGAACTGCTCGTATTTTGAATAACCAGTTCTTTTGGAAGACGTACCAAATCATGTCTTATTGTAGGCTCCTCCTCATTACCTATACGCAGTAAGAATTCACTGAAAGATGGATCTGTTCTTGCTctcatattttttgttaaattaatcTTTTCCATGCGATGCCATAAGTATAATTTTACCAAACTTGCATTACCTATTTCAGCTCTTGTAGATTTTGGAATTACTGGTAGTACTTGCCGGAAATCACCTCCGAAAACCATTATTTTTACACCAAACGGTTCATTAATGTCCAGTATATCTCTGAAGCTCCTATCAACTGTTTTAATTGTCCGACGGCTAGCCATAGGTGCTTTGTCCCAAATAATTAGCTTGgctttttgaattaatttagctCTACCGCTTTGCTTTGACATACGTGTGACAATTGCATCAGTTGTCTGAAGTGGTATCTCAAATCTAGAATGAGCCATACGGCTTCCTAATAAAAGAGTTGCTGCTACACCACTTGTTGTCATTGCTAACACTATTATGCCTCTTGATATGATATTTGCAAGTAATGCACTATATAAGAATGTTTTTCCAGTCCCTCCAGGTCCATCGACAAAGAATAATCCTGATTGTCCAGACTCAATCCTTTCCAATATGATCTTGAAAACTTATACTTGTTCAGGATTTAGCTTCGTCTGTGCATCCAAGTCTTCCGGAGACACTACTAT
Coding sequences within:
- the LOC124885788 gene encoding uncharacterized protein LOC124885788; the protein is MTTSGVAATLLLGSRMAHSRFEIPLQTTDAIVTRMSKQSGRAKLIQKAKLIIWDKAPMASRRTIKTVDRSFRDILDINEPFGVKIMVFGGDFRQVLPVIPKSTRAEIGESRTFLSFDSTEDDTNNYYQEDYLNTLTPNGLPPHRFRRYTITLD